DNA from Polaribacter sp. NJDZ03:
TTTAAATTTTTCAGGAAATCTTCCGCCTAAAGATAAAGCACCATAACCGCCCATAGACAAACCACCTATGCAAGTAGAAGTTGAGTTTTTTGCTTCAGGAATATTTTCTTTTATTGCAGTAATCACATCATTTACAATCCAATTATCAAATTGTTTTTGATGATGAGAAAAATATGCAGAACCATCTCCCCAAAGTCCATCAGAAGGCATTGCAATAATCGCAGGTTTAATCGTGTTATTTTTAATTAGTTTTTCTGTAGTTACATGCGCACCACCTTTCATTGCCCAAATCCAAGCACTTCCATAAACACCATGTAATAAGATGTAAATAGGAAGGTTATCAAAATTATCAACTTCTGGAACATATAGGCAAATGTCTCCTCTTCCTTTTAAATTAGGCGTTTTTACGGTTAAGAATCTTAATCCTTGAGATTCAAAGTTTAAATCTGAAAGTTCTACGGTTTTAAAGCTACTTTTCATATTAAAATACAATTACACCTTTTGCATTTTTACCCGCTAACATATCATCAAAAGCCTGTTGTAATTCTTCTAAAGGATATGTTCTGGTAATCATTTCGTCTAATAATAAATCGCCTTTATCATATAAATTCACCAATTTCGGAAAATCTATTTGTGGTCTACATTTCCCGTATAATGGATTGATGTAAATTTTATCCCATTCAAAAAGGTTCATGTCAATATTAATCGTTTCTTCAATTCCACTAACTTGAACAGCGGTTCCAGCATTTCTGATCATCGCTAAAGGAGCAGCGCCTAAAGCAGGAATAGCAGTACACTCAAAAGCAAAATCAGCACCTCTTCCTTCTGTTAACTTCTTTACTTCTTCTGATGCTTTCATCAATCCAATATCATTTTTATTTGCTAGAATAGTATGGGTTGCTCCAAATTGTTTTGCCATTTCTAAACGTTCAGCATTAATATCAATGGCAATTATTTTTGCTGCTCCAGATATTCTAGCACCTTGAATTACGTTTAAACCAACACCTCCAGTTCCTAAAATTACGGCAGAACTTCCGGCAGTAACTTTCGCTGTATTTACAGCAGAACCGTAACCTGTCATTACTCCACAACTAATTATACTTGCTGAAGGCATTGGCATTTCGCTTTCTAATTTTACACAAGCAGATTCTTTTACCAAAGCATATTCTGCCAACGTACCAATATTAAAAGAACGTTCTATAGGTTGATTATTCCACTTAGAGCCTTCTAAATGTGCATGACCAGGAGTATAACCATTTCCACCAGCAGTTACAGGTGAATTATTTTCACAAATATGCTGGTTGCCTTCTTGACATTGAAAACATTTCATACAAGGTGTTGCCCAGTTTAAAATAACTTTGTCACCTATTTTAAAATCGGTAATATCGGCGCCAATTTTTTCTATAATTCCTGCACCTTCATGACCTAAAATAATTGGTTTTCCCCAGTTTAAAGAATCGTGATCTGTGTGACATAAACCAGCAGCTTTTATTTTTACAATAATCTCATCCCCTTTTGGGTCTGAGATTGTTATCGTGTCAATAATAAAAGAACCATCCCCTTTTGCAATTGCAGATTTAGATTGTATACTCATAAATTTATTTTTTATAAAAATGTTGTAGGTTTCATTGGTATTGAAACATCAACCAACTTCGTTTTATTAATTTTTTGTTTCCCTTTGATAAATCTTGTACCTAAAACAAAGGCTTTTCCATTGTTTATTGCATCTACAGCTAATAATGCATCATCTTTAAAATACCAAACAGAAAAACTAGTGTTTTCCGTTTCTTCTTTTCTAACAATCACATCATTATACCCATTTGATAAACCAACCATTTGTAGTTTTACATCATATTGATCTGACCAAAACCAGGGAATCGTGTCATAAACAAGTTGTTTATCGCAAATTGATGCCGCTGCAACTTTACTTTGATCTACCGCATTTTGAACAGATTCTAAACGTAGATATCTTTTGTAGTGTGGGTTGTAATGAAAAGTACAATCACCAATAGCATAAATATTCTCGTCATTTGTTTGTGAGAATTCATTGACTTTAATTCCTTGTTCAATTTCTAAACCAGCAGTATCAGCAAGTTCAGTATTTACTCTAATACCAACACCGACAATGACAATGTCTGCTTCAAAAGAAGTTTCATTATCACAAAAAATAGTATTCAGACCGTTCTCAGTTTTTATAAAAGAGACATTGTTATTTGTAAGAATTTGAACATCATTTTGTTGATGTAATTCCATAAAATAATCTGACATAACTGGAGCGGTAACTCTAGCTAAAATACGTTCTTCTCTCTCTAAAACTGTTACTGATGCACCTGTCTTTTTTAATGACGCTGCAGTTTCAAGACCAATATAACCTCCACCAATAATGATTACTCGCTTTTTTTCTGATGAATCAATAGCTTTTTTTATTTCTATTGCATCATTAGCTGTTCTCATAGGAAATAAATTGGCGGCAGAATCTATTCCAGAAATTGGTGGAATAAATGGTCTTGCACCTGTTGCTATTACTAATTTATCATATTTTTGAGTTCCTTTATTTTCAATAGAAATTGTTCTGTTATTTCTATTAATTGAAGAAACTTTTACCCCTAATTTTAAAGTGATGTTGTCTTTTTTATAGCTTTCAAGCGGTTTTAAAAGGTTGCTATTTAAATCTCCATCGATGATGTAAGATTTTGATAATGGAGGTCTGTGATATGGAATATTTGGATCTGAATCAAATAATATAACTTCTCCTTGCCAACCTTCTTTTCTTAAATTGAAAGCAAAATTAACACCTGCATGACTTGCTCCAATAACTACACAAACTTGATTCGCTGTATCTAACATCAAAATTTATTTTGCAACTTTAAAAACAACTCCATCTAAATCTTCACTTACTTGAAGCTGACAAGAAAGACGACTGTATTCGTTTGTTAAATCATCAAATTCTAACATATCATTTTCTAGTTCTTCTGCTTGCCCTGTTTTTGCTACAAATTCTGGTTCAACATGTACATGACATGTAGCGCAGGAGCAAACACCACCACAATCTCCATCTATTCCTTTTATGTTATTATTTACTGCTAATTCCATTACTGAACCAGAAGTACCTTCAACAGTTATTGATTCGTTGTCTGCTGTTATAAATGTTATTTTTGCCATTTTATACTATTTTTTAAATTGTACGTTCAATGAATCGAAACCTACTTTTCTATTAAATTCTCCTAAATTTTCTATATTTTCTTTTGAATCTAGAATTGCTATTGAAGTTACTTTTTGTGATAATTTCGCCAATAGTATTCTTAAAATTTGACGAGCATGCGTTGCTCCTAAACAGTTATGAGTTCCAAAACCAAAACTAACATGTGGGTTTACTTTTCGGTCTAAAACGACTTCATTTGGGGTTTCAAAAACGTTTTCATCTCTGTTGGCAGATGCCCAATTTAAAGAAATTCTTGTATCTGCCTTAATAGCATGTTCACAGACGTGAGTATCTTTAGTTGCTACTCTTCCCATTTGAGTTAATGGAGAGAAATAACGAACCAATTCTTCAACGGCATTGTTAATCATTTCTGGTTTTTCTTTTAAAACCGCCAAAGCTTTTGGATTCCCTGCAAAGTAAGCTATAGAGTTTGTAACTGCATTAATCACAGTATCTCTACCACCTGCAAAAGTTAAAATCAATACGCCTTTTACTTCTTCTTTTGTCATTTTTTCACCATCAACTTCAGAATTTAAAAGCACAGAATACAAACTCTCACTTGGTGTTTCTATAGCCAAATCTATTTGTTTATCAATATAATCATATAAAATATTTGCTTTGTCTGCATCTAAATCAGAATCATCACTTCTAAATACGTGTGTTCCCCATGAAATCCATAAATTGGCTTCAGAATACGGTATGTTTAATAGTAATGTTAAAGCTCTAGATTGTAGTTTTAAAGCAAAATCGGCAACAACTTCAACTTCATTACTTTTTAAAGATTCATCAATAATCTCTTCAATAATGGTTGTTATTTTTGATGAATATTCTTCGTTTAAAGGTCTTTTAAACCAAGGATCTAAAATGTCTCTAAACGATTTATGTTGCGGTGGATCTACTTCAAAAGGAATTTGCCTAGTGTCTCTAATTTTTACTTCAGACGGAATTACAATTCGTCCAACTTCATCTCCACCAGATTGAAAAGCTTGCCATTGATGCGCACATTTACGTACTTCTTTATGACGCAAAACCATCGTTACAGGATCATCTTGGTCATTCATTTTACCAACACCTTCTTTTTGTCTTGCATCTTTAAACGCATCTGGAAATTCGCTTGCTTTCATATTATTTAAATTGACATTTTAGAGTTGTCAAAGATTATCTATTTATGAAATGAAAGATTCCCTTATTTATGCAATAAAGTACCTTATTATGTTGTGTGTTTTTGTTTATTGCATATATTTGAGATGTAATAGAGACTTATGCAGCCGAAATTTGAAAAAGTAGCTTTAAATAATCAGAAATCTATTATTGCGTTTAGGTATTCTGGAGATCGGTTTTATGCACCTTGGCATTTTCATCCTCAGCATGAGCTTACGTTTATAGAAAAGAGTAGTGGAACCAAATTTATTGGCGATTATGTTGGTCCGTTTGAGGAAGGTGAGTTGGTTTTAGTAAGAACAAATGTGCCGCATTGTTGGAAAAATAATTCGATAATCAATACTGGTTGCTCTTCAATTGTTATTCAATGGAATACGGGTATTTATGCTAAAGTACCGGAAATGGAAAGTGTTTTTAAAATGCTAAAAGCGGCATCGAAAGGTATTTTGTTTACAAAAGAAAATGCTTCTGAAGTGTTTACTTTACTAAAAGAATTATTGACTTTAGAAGGAACGGAATTGTATTTAAAATTTCAAAATATATTGGTATTACTATCTAGGTTTGAATATAGAGAACTCTCAGAAAAAAGTTTTATAGATGATTTGCCTTCAGAATATAGTTCTCGCATTCGAAAAGTACACGATTATGTAGAAAGCCATTATCATAAAAAAATACAATTAAAAGAATTAGCAGATTTAGTAAATATGTCTGAACAGTCTTTTTCTCGTTTTTTTAATAAAATAATGGGAAGGCCTTTTTTTACTTTTTTAAATCAATATAAGATAAATATGGCAAAAAGAATGTTAATGGACACCGATTGGTCTGTAAGAGAAATTTGTTTTGCTTGTGGCTATGAGTCTGTTCCTTTTTTTCATAGACAATTTAAGAAGTTTACAAATAATACACCTTCTTTTTATAAAAGAAAACAGAGTAAATGATAAAGCCTCTAAGAATAATCTTAAAGGCTTTATTTGTAGTTAAATAACTATACTTAATTATAAAATTAAGGTCTTATGGTAACCTCTGCAATCGTTAAATTATCGATGTAAAACTTAACGTTATTTGGGTTTTTATTATTCCACCCTCTAATTATTGTTTCATAATCACCATCTGCACCGAAATTAATAAATGCTTTTTGATACACCCATGTACCAGTAGGCATATCATCAGATAAAATAGCTACGGCAGGAGCATTCCAATCGTAATCTCCAGTACTTTTCCAATAGATTCTAACATCTGGAGCAAAACCAGTAGAATTACCATTGTCTAATAAATAAACCCAAGCCCCAATTTCGTAAGTTTTACCAGCTTTAAAACTAACTTTTTTTTGTGCTCCATTGCTTACATGTTGTACCCAAGTAAAGCCATCTGCACTTGCAGGTAGTTCTACATAAGCACTAGAGTTACCGTCTTGTGCTTGTGTTGTATTAATATTCCAAATACCAGCAGAGCCCCATGCTAATGGCCAATTTACATCTGTAGAGTTTTCAAAACTATAATCAAAATTAGAACCTTTTAAAATATTAGTTAAATTAAATTCAAGAGGTTTATCTTTAAAAACAGTTGCATTTACTTGATCTGTGGTTCTTAAAGTTCCTGGTGTATAAGAAACTTTTACAGTATCATTATTATAGATAACTTCATTTAAAGTAATAGTAATAATATTGTTTTCTCCTGCTTTAATTTCTGTTGATACTATAGAAGTAGGTATTGTAGTACCTCCATTTTCTAAAGAAATTACAAATGTAGAAACATCAAAAGAATCTGGATCCATATCTCTACTAAATTCTAAGTCAATTTTTCCTTCATTTGCTTTAACAGCATCTAACGATACCGGTTCTGTAGAAGGTATTACTTTAATTAAATCTTTTAGAAATATAGTATCACCACCAAAAGGTCTTAATCTAGAGGCAATAAATTTTAAATCATAGTTCCCTAAAGATTTATATTGTATATCTACTTCAGTATTTGTACCACCAAATGTTGTTGGATCAACTCCACTAGTACCAAAAGTCCAATTAAAAACTTCTGGAGCACCAATTGTAGTATAAGAAAATCTTACTTTTTTACTTGCAGTAACTTCATTTAATGCAGCATCAGATATTGAAATTGGCGCACCTAAAGATCCATCATCATTTAAGTAATTACCAGTAATTTGTGCTTTAACAGCTGCTAAAACAGTTACTACAATTGTAGTGTCTAATTCTTTTAAACCACTAGGCATTGAGCTGTCTTCGTTACGATAAACATCTCCTTTAAAAACTTGGTGTAAAGTTACATTATGCACTCCAACTTCATTAAAGAAACCTTTTACAGTATTTTCTCCAGAAGTATTTTTGTCTGAACCAAAGATGCTTGATACGTTTTCTGGAAAGGTCCAGGTACGTGAAGCAACTCCACTAGAAATATCACCAAAATCTATATGACCACCAATATTTATGTTGTTTTCAACATTTGCTTCTGAAGTAACAATAACCCTATGATTTGCTTCTGGTAAATTTAACATTTGTTCATCATCGCATGCATAAAAGGCAAGAAGCGAAATGCATAATATCTTATATATATTTAAATTTCTCATAATTAGTTATTTATATTCGGATTAGTCTGTAATTCTTGTATAGGAATAGGGAAATAGTTATGATTTTCCGCATTGTAGTTAGTAGCACTTAACGCAAAATCGGGTCTAATTCTACCAGGTATGTATAATGGAGCAGTATCAAATGAAAGGTCAGTGTTTTCCAGTCTCCAAACTTCGTCTGCTCTTAACTCTGTAAATACTTCTTTTACAATACCCCATCTTACTAAATCTTTCCATCTATGACCTTCAAAACACAATTCTACTGCGCGTTCTACGCGTTGTAGGTGAGTTAATACTGTTTGTGCATTGGCTTGTACCATTGGGTGTGCTCCATGTACTTGCTTACTAACATGTAATTGTGGGAATTTACCGCCATTATCGTCCATGTATTTTTGAAGTGTTATTACTCCAGCTCTAGCTCTAACCATATCTATATACTCTATGGCTGTTGCATAATCATCACTTGCTCCAAGTACAGCTTCTGCATACATTAATAAAACGTCTGCATATCTAATATGTCTAAAATTAATACCAGATCTGCGGTTAGCAGGTTCTGATGGTAAATGATACCAATTAGAGTGTTTTTTTACATAAGCACTTTGTCCAAATCCAAAACCTTTTACATCAGCAAAATCCAAACCATAATATTTTCCTTCCATAAATCTAACTGCAATCGTAGCATTCATTCTTGTAGATTCTATGTTCCCATTATTGATAGAATTATTTGGGTCCACTTCATCATAAACCAACATTTCTTGTAAGTTATAAGAAGCTAATAAAGTATTAAAACCTCCATATTGTATTGATCCAACTTCTGATGCAATTGAAGAAGATTCAGCACTAGTTTGCCAAGGAGTATCATCAACAGCACCTCCATTTACACCAGGAGCTAAGTCGAAAGAATAATTTACTTCAAAAATAGATTCTGAATTAAATTCATTTTCATGCTGAAAGTTGTCTGAAATATCTTTGGTTAAACTATATACTTTAGAATCTATAACTTGTTTAAATAAACCAGCAGCTGTTGGCCACTCTTTATTGTATAAATGTACCTTTCCTAACAGTGATGTTGCAGCACCCCAAGTTGCTCTTCCCATATCGTTACTTTCCCATGATTGTGGTAAATTATTCATTGCAAATTCTAAATCTGGAAGTATTATTGCGGCATTAATTTCTGCAATAGTAGAAAAAGGTTTAGAAAGTTCTTCTTTAGTTTCTGCTACTTTATCGTGAATTACACCTCCACCATAAGTATGTGCTAATTGAAAGTAAAAGAAGGCTCTTAAAAATTTTGCTTGCGCTTCAATTTCTGCTTTTGAGTTACCTGTAAAAAGACTAGCATCTGCATCTTGTATATTTTGAATAACTTGATTTGCTCTAAAGATACCTACATAAAGTTCGTTCCATTTATCCGTTACATGATAAATACCATCGTTATAGGTTAAGTTTCTAAAAAGATTTGGTCTGTACCAAGATTCTGTACCACCAATATCTCCCATAACCATTTCGTATATTAGTTCTCCTCCACTAATGCTTTGAAACTGTAATGCACCATAAACAGTGGTTAATGCACTGTTGTATTGTCTTTCAGATTTCCAGAAAGTATCTGTAGTAATTGCATTTGGATTAACTTCTGTTAAAAAACTATCTTCATCACATGCTACGAAGAATAACGAGCATACAAGAGCAAATAGTAATGTATTATTTTTTATTAATTTCATGATTTTTATTTTTTAAAAGCTTAATTGAAGACCTAACATGAATTGACGAGTAACTGGGTAGTTCCCTCTATCTACACCTCTTGTAAAGATTCCATCTCCACCAACTTCTGGGTCATACCCTGAGTAATTTGTAAACGTAAATGGATTCGTTGAAGTTAAATACACTCTAGCTTTATCAATACCAATATCTTCTATACCAGGAATAGTGTATCCAAGTGTTAAAGTTCTAATTCTTAAATACGTTCCGTCTTCTAAGAAATAATTAGAAGCAGCTCTTACATTATTATGAAATGCACTTCGTCTAAAAGTTGGAACATCTGATGTTGGATTTTGTGGAGACCACATGTTATATAAATCTGTATGTCTTCCTTGAGTATAGGCGTACAATTTAGACCCATTATATACTTCTGCGCCATGAGAATAAAAAGCTTGTACAAAGAAATCGAAACCTTTATAATCTAAGTTTAACCCTAAACCGGCTTCAAACTCAGCTTGTCCAGAACCAGAGTAAACACGGTCATTATCGTTAACAGCACCATCGTTATTAGTATCTTTATACATCATATCTCCTAATTGAGGCGTACCTGTAGCTGATACGTCAAGCAAATTATAGGCATCTAATTGTTCTTGTGTTTTTATAACACCATCGTTTTGCAATAAAAAGAATGAGCCTGCTTCATAGCCTTTCGCTAAAAAAGTAGTGTAATCTATATTTTCGCCTAAAGAGGTTGTAGGTCTACCATTGGCATAACCTCTATCTATACCGTTTAAATCGGTTACTTCATTTATATTTTTAGTAAAAGTACCTGAAATACTATATTTTAAGTCATCTCCAATTCGATCTTTGTAACTTAAAGAAAGTTCTAGTCCTTTATTAACCATGTCACCAGCGTTAATTTGCTTAACATCATAAACTCCTGAAGCTCGTGTATGGTAAGTACCAGAAGATGCAGGAAGGCGCTCTTGTAAAAGCATATCTTTTTTGTCATTTTGATATACATCTGCAGTAATGTTTAGTTTATTACTAAACATAGATAA
Protein-coding regions in this window:
- a CDS encoding alpha/beta hydrolase family protein, whose amino-acid sequence is MKSSFKTVELSDLNFESQGLRFLTVKTPNLKGRGDICLYVPEVDNFDNLPIYILLHGVYGSAWIWAMKGGAHVTTEKLIKNNTIKPAIIAMPSDGLWGDGSAYFSHHQKQFDNWIVNDVITAIKENIPEAKNSTSTCIGGLSMGGYGALSLGGRFPEKFKAISGHSSITKLEQMQLFTDDSLDEYLKESKTSNLIDILKKNKTSLPPIRFDCGVNDSLFEANKLLHKELIKENIPHNFEEFKGGHEWSYWIEHLEKTLLFFDKLV
- a CDS encoding Zn-dependent alcohol dehydrogenase, with translation MSIQSKSAIAKGDGSFIIDTITISDPKGDEIIVKIKAAGLCHTDHDSLNWGKPIILGHEGAGIIEKIGADITDFKIGDKVILNWATPCMKCFQCQEGNQHICENNSPVTAGGNGYTPGHAHLEGSKWNNQPIERSFNIGTLAEYALVKESACVKLESEMPMPSASIISCGVMTGYGSAVNTAKVTAGSSAVILGTGGVGLNVIQGARISGAAKIIAIDINAERLEMAKQFGATHTILANKNDIGLMKASEEVKKLTEGRGADFAFECTAIPALGAAPLAMIRNAGTAVQVSGIEETINIDMNLFEWDKIYINPLYGKCRPQIDFPKLVNLYDKGDLLLDEMITRTYPLEELQQAFDDMLAGKNAKGVIVF
- a CDS encoding NAD(P)/FAD-dependent oxidoreductase — protein: MLDTANQVCVVIGASHAGVNFAFNLRKEGWQGEVILFDSDPNIPYHRPPLSKSYIIDGDLNSNLLKPLESYKKDNITLKLGVKVSSINRNNRTISIENKGTQKYDKLVIATGARPFIPPISGIDSAANLFPMRTANDAIEIKKAIDSSEKKRVIIIGGGYIGLETAASLKKTGASVTVLEREERILARVTAPVMSDYFMELHQQNDVQILTNNNVSFIKTENGLNTIFCDNETSFEADIVIVGVGIRVNTELADTAGLEIEQGIKVNEFSQTNDENIYAIGDCTFHYNPHYKRYLRLESVQNAVDQSKVAAASICDKQLVYDTIPWFWSDQYDVKLQMVGLSNGYNDVIVRKEETENTSFSVWYFKDDALLAVDAINNGKAFVLGTRFIKGKQKINKTKLVDVSIPMKPTTFL
- a CDS encoding 2Fe-2S iron-sulfur cluster-binding protein is translated as MAKITFITADNESITVEGTSGSVMELAVNNNIKGIDGDCGGVCSCATCHVHVEPEFVAKTGQAEELENDMLEFDDLTNEYSRLSCQLQVSEDLDGVVFKVAK
- a CDS encoding cytochrome P450, encoding MKASEFPDAFKDARQKEGVGKMNDQDDPVTMVLRHKEVRKCAHQWQAFQSGGDEVGRIVIPSEVKIRDTRQIPFEVDPPQHKSFRDILDPWFKRPLNEEYSSKITTIIEEIIDESLKSNEVEVVADFALKLQSRALTLLLNIPYSEANLWISWGTHVFRSDDSDLDADKANILYDYIDKQIDLAIETPSESLYSVLLNSEVDGEKMTKEEVKGVLILTFAGGRDTVINAVTNSIAYFAGNPKALAVLKEKPEMINNAVEELVRYFSPLTQMGRVATKDTHVCEHAIKADTRISLNWASANRDENVFETPNEVVLDRKVNPHVSFGFGTHNCLGATHARQILRILLAKLSQKVTSIAILDSKENIENLGEFNRKVGFDSLNVQFKK
- a CDS encoding AraC family transcriptional regulator encodes the protein MQPKFEKVALNNQKSIIAFRYSGDRFYAPWHFHPQHELTFIEKSSGTKFIGDYVGPFEEGELVLVRTNVPHCWKNNSIINTGCSSIVIQWNTGIYAKVPEMESVFKMLKAASKGILFTKENASEVFTLLKELLTLEGTELYLKFQNILVLLSRFEYRELSEKSFIDDLPSEYSSRIRKVHDYVESHYHKKIQLKELADLVNMSEQSFSRFFNKIMGRPFFTFLNQYKINMAKRMLMDTDWSVREICFACGYESVPFFHRQFKKFTNNTPSFYKRKQSK
- a CDS encoding RagB/SusD family nutrient uptake outer membrane protein, with the protein product MKLIKNNTLLFALVCSLFFVACDEDSFLTEVNPNAITTDTFWKSERQYNSALTTVYGALQFQSISGGELIYEMVMGDIGGTESWYRPNLFRNLTYNDGIYHVTDKWNELYVGIFRANQVIQNIQDADASLFTGNSKAEIEAQAKFLRAFFYFQLAHTYGGGVIHDKVAETKEELSKPFSTIAEINAAIILPDLEFAMNNLPQSWESNDMGRATWGAATSLLGKVHLYNKEWPTAAGLFKQVIDSKVYSLTKDISDNFQHENEFNSESIFEVNYSFDLAPGVNGGAVDDTPWQTSAESSSIASEVGSIQYGGFNTLLASYNLQEMLVYDEVDPNNSINNGNIESTRMNATIAVRFMEGKYYGLDFADVKGFGFGQSAYVKKHSNWYHLPSEPANRRSGINFRHIRYADVLLMYAEAVLGASDDYATAIEYIDMVRARAGVITLQKYMDDNGGKFPQLHVSKQVHGAHPMVQANAQTVLTHLQRVERAVELCFEGHRWKDLVRWGIVKEVFTELRADEVWRLENTDLSFDTAPLYIPGRIRPDFALSATNYNAENHNYFPIPIQELQTNPNINN